Genomic window (Escherichia fergusonii ATCC 35469):
AATACCTGTAGTACCCGGACAAACCCTCAGTGCATTTTGCTAACAATAATAACGAGGGGGGATATTTTCTGAGCTGTCCAAATACATCGGCTGATATTGAAAGTCGATTCGATGGGGTTAAGGAGTTATATGAGTGACTCAATGCTCGCTGGTGGTTCGCTAACCAGACAAAATATCACCAAAAAGAATGTCATTATTGGCTTGTTGTTGATTGCCTTTTTACTGACCGCGTTCTGGTGTCAGGGGCGTCCAGGTAATGAACTCGGACTGCTTGGTTTTACACCACTGGTGGCGTTAGCGGTGCTCTCGTTGATAGGCGTCGATATTGTTCTGGCGGTTATTTCATCGATTATTATTGCGATGATAATGACCTCCACCGGGTTACCTGAAATGGGCACCATGCTGGCAAAATCGACAGGATCATTTATCGCCACTGTTGGTCTGATCATTATGCTTGGCGCCGGTGTCGGTGAAGTGGCAACACGTACCGGAGCCGCCGTTGAACTGGTCAAATTTGTGGTACATCGTATCGGGCTTTCCAGCCAGACACGGGTCAAATTTGGTATCGTCGTGTCATCCATTCTCATCTGTGGCGCGCTGGGCACAATGGCAGGCGGCAACGCCATTATTGTCGCGGTGATTATTCCTGTCGCGGCGGCAGTACGGCTGACACCGCCTACGGTGGCTGCACTGATGATGACGGCGGGGTCAGTGGGATTGTTTACCGGGCCATTTACTCCCAGTACCGTGACGATTTTACAACTCGGCGGCCTGACTTATCCGCAATACCTGATGTACGTCGGGCTACCAATGAGCGCCGTGACGTTATTTGCTGGCTGGATAATGGCCGGGCGAATTCAGAAGATGACGGAAGGAAAATTACACTACGAAGTGGATCTCTCAGAGAAAACTCAGGAAGAAGAGGATCCTGCCCGCGATCGTCGTCGCAAACTCAGCGCCCTGGCATTTGCGGCAACCATTATTGTGATGGCGGTTATTGGCGTAGTGATAAAAGCAGGTTTTAGTTTTGCCATTATCGTGATGTTGCTGGTGGCGTTGATCACCGGGCTGGTGGGCGGATTAAGCCCAACCGGGATCCTGCAAGCGCTGTATAAAGGTTGTGGCAGACTGGTGTGGATGTTTCTGCTCTACTGGTTGTATAACCCGATTCTGGAACTTATGGATAGCCTGCAGGCGTATCAGGGATTGCTCGAATACACCCAACCACTGTTAACCGGGATATCTCCGGCATGGCTTTGCTTTTGTATTTTTGCCTTTAATATTATCGGTCATGTGCCCGGCGCTGCTGTTGCTCAGATGACCTTTACGCACAAAATATTTGGTCCGATGCTGATGGCTGCGGGGGTGCCACCTCAGGGAACAACGGCAGTATTATTAGCCTCATCGCAAGTGGACTGGTTTGGGCCTTTCCCTTCATCGGATATGTTTGGTCAAATGGGGCTGGCGCAATCTACTCACCTGAAATATATGCTTTATAACGGTTGGGCTATTGTCATTGCCAATATCATTCTTTTTGCCTTGCTGTTTCAGGTATTAGTTTAACGATACAAACCAGGCGATAGCGCGACTACTGTCCGTTATCGCCTGACGGTTTCCCGTCTCGTCATCTGTCAATTTGCGAACCTGTTCCCGGAAAAATGTCATATTTCTGTCACACTCTTTAATCATTGATGACAAAAGAGGTGCGAGGAATGAAAAAAACAGTAATCGCCGCAGCTGTGGCAGGGATGGTTTTAGTCTCTTCGAATGCGCAGGCACAGACCACACCGGAAGGCTATCAGTTACAACAAGTGTTGCTGATGAGCCGTCATAATTTACGTGCACCGTTGGCAAATAACGGCAGTGTGCTGGAACAATCCACACCGAATAAATGGCCGCAGTGGGACGTTCCCGGCGGGCAACTCACCACCAAAGGCGGTGTGCTGGAAGTGTATATGGGCCACTATATGCGTGAGTGGCTGGCAGAGCAGGGGATGGTGAATTCGGGGGAATGCCCGCCGCCTGACACCGTTTATGCCTATGCCAACAGCCTGCAACGTACCGTCGCTACCGCACAATTCTTTATTACTGGCGCATTCCCTGGGTGTGACATTCCGGTCCACCACCAGGAAAAAATGGGCACCATGGACCCAACCTTTAACCCGGTGATCACCGATGATTCTGCCGCATTCAGTGAGCAGGCGGTGGCGGCAATGGAGAAAGAGCTCGGCAAACTCCAGCTTACCGACAGCTACAAGCTACTGGAAAAAATCGTTAACTATAAAGATTCTCCTGCCTGTAAAGAGAAACAGCAGTGTTCGCTGGTAGATGGCAAAAACACCTTTAGCGCGAAGTATCAACAAGAACCGGGCGTTTCCGGGCCGCTGAAAGTCGGCAACTCGCTGGTAGATGCGTTTACTTTGCAATACTACGAAGGTTTTCCAATGGATCAGGTGGCATGGGGAGAGATCAAATCAGATCAGCAGTGGAAGGTATTGTCGAAACTGAAAAATGGTTACCAGGATAGCCTGTTTACT
Coding sequences:
- a CDS encoding gluconate:proton symporter; amino-acid sequence: MSDSMLAGGSLTRQNITKKNVIIGLLLIAFLLTAFWCQGRPGNELGLLGFTPLVALAVLSLIGVDIVLAVISSIIIAMIMTSTGLPEMGTMLAKSTGSFIATVGLIIMLGAGVGEVATRTGAAVELVKFVVHRIGLSSQTRVKFGIVVSSILICGALGTMAGGNAIIVAVIIPVAAAVRLTPPTVAALMMTAGSVGLFTGPFTPSTVTILQLGGLTYPQYLMYVGLPMSAVTLFAGWIMAGRIQKMTEGKLHYEVDLSEKTQEEEDPARDRRRKLSALAFAATIIVMAVIGVVIKAGFSFAIIVMLLVALITGLVGGLSPTGILQALYKGCGRLVWMFLLYWLYNPILELMDSLQAYQGLLEYTQPLLTGISPAWLCFCIFAFNIIGHVPGAAVAQMTFTHKIFGPMLMAAGVPPQGTTAVLLASSQVDWFGPFPSSDMFGQMGLAQSTHLKYMLYNGWAIVIANIILFALLFQVLV
- the agp gene encoding bifunctional glucose-1-phosphatase/inositol phosphatase, giving the protein MKKTVIAAAVAGMVLVSSNAQAQTTPEGYQLQQVLLMSRHNLRAPLANNGSVLEQSTPNKWPQWDVPGGQLTTKGGVLEVYMGHYMREWLAEQGMVNSGECPPPDTVYAYANSLQRTVATAQFFITGAFPGCDIPVHHQEKMGTMDPTFNPVITDDSAAFSEQAVAAMEKELGKLQLTDSYKLLEKIVNYKDSPACKEKQQCSLVDGKNTFSAKYQQEPGVSGPLKVGNSLVDAFTLQYYEGFPMDQVAWGEIKSDQQWKVLSKLKNGYQDSLFTSPEVARNVAKPLVSYIDKALVTDRASAPKITVLVGHDSNIASLLTALDFKPYQLHDQNERTPIGGKIVFQRWHDNKANRDLMKIEYVYQSAEQLRNADALTLQAPAQRVTLELTGCPIDANGFCPMDKFDSVLNEAVK